A region of Shewanella psychromarinicola DNA encodes the following proteins:
- a CDS encoding DUF1488 family protein — protein sequence MNQSVIFTDQLYIETNEVRFIAQQQGININCFAHFSVISELCDNQLVDQHNAASLFEQCRFDLEDKAEALIAQEAFSDSGDITVIS from the coding sequence ATGAATCAAAGCGTGATTTTTACCGATCAGCTCTACATCGAAACAAATGAAGTAAGATTTATTGCGCAGCAACAGGGGATAAATATTAATTGTTTTGCTCACTTTTCTGTTATTAGCGAGCTTTGTGATAATCAACTCGTGGATCAACATAATGCCGCCAGTTTGTTTGAACAATGTCGTTTTGACCTAGAAGACAAAGCTGAAGCGCTCATAGCACAAGAAGCCTTTAGCGATAGTGGCGACATTACTGTTATTTCATGA
- a CDS encoding DNA topoisomerase family protein — protein sequence MSKIDPQLFTVHEHALEKEFELCPVCGSELSVKHSKHGSFVGCNNYPTCDYTRPLVQHESIETQVISGSECPQCGHELAVKSGRFGIFIGCTHYPECTHIEKHDHTNQAEQIVCPQCAKGHLESRTSRYGKTFFACSAYPKCKFIVNYPPYNEACPDCGFGILVERKGAAGSRVECPQKSCKYKRAL from the coding sequence ATGTCGAAAATTGATCCGCAGTTGTTTACTGTCCACGAGCATGCACTGGAGAAAGAGTTTGAACTTTGTCCTGTTTGTGGTTCTGAACTGTCGGTTAAACACAGTAAACATGGCAGCTTTGTGGGGTGTAATAACTACCCAACATGCGACTATACTCGTCCACTAGTGCAACATGAGTCGATAGAGACTCAAGTTATCAGCGGTTCAGAATGTCCGCAGTGTGGCCATGAGTTAGCGGTTAAGTCTGGTCGGTTTGGTATTTTTATTGGTTGCACTCACTACCCAGAATGTACTCATATTGAAAAACACGATCACACCAATCAAGCTGAACAGATTGTTTGCCCTCAGTGCGCCAAAGGTCATCTTGAGTCTCGGACCAGTCGTTATGGTAAAACTTTTTTTGCTTGTAGCGCCTACCCAAAATGTAAGTTTATCGTAAACTACCCTCCGTATAATGAAGCTTGCCCTGATTGTGGCTTCGGGATTTTAGTTGAACGTAAAGGTGCGGCGGGTAGCCGAGTTGAGTGTCCGCAAAAATCCTGTAAATATAAACGTGCTCTGTAG
- the hemF gene encoding oxygen-dependent coproporphyrinogen oxidase: MSNNLSQVPDAQQVKSFLLALQQNICQRLELLDGKATFKADSWKREEGGGGTSRVLTQGKIFEQAGVNFSHVMGASMPASATAHRPELAGRSFEAMGVSLVIHPNNPYIPTTHANVRFFIARKEGADPVWWFGGGFDLTPYYPFKEDVVSWHQTAKDICQPFGDDVYPKYKKWCDEYFFIPHRNETRGVGGLFFDDLNEPGFERSFEFMQAVGNGFIEAYAPIVERNKTLEYGDDERQFQLYRRGRYVEFNLVYDRGTLFGLQTGGRTESILMSMPPLVRWEYAFTPEEDSPEAELYDIYLKPQDWLAEV; this comes from the coding sequence ATGTCAAACAACCTTTCTCAAGTGCCCGACGCACAACAAGTAAAATCATTCCTGCTAGCATTACAGCAAAATATTTGTCAGCGTTTAGAGCTACTCGACGGCAAAGCCACTTTTAAAGCTGACTCATGGAAGCGTGAAGAAGGCGGCGGTGGCACTAGTCGAGTATTAACTCAAGGCAAAATCTTTGAGCAAGCTGGCGTTAACTTTTCACATGTGATGGGTGCATCTATGCCTGCATCGGCTACTGCGCATCGCCCTGAATTAGCTGGCCGTAGTTTTGAGGCGATGGGGGTGTCTTTAGTGATCCACCCCAATAACCCTTATATCCCGACGACCCATGCCAACGTACGTTTTTTTATTGCCCGTAAAGAAGGTGCGGACCCCGTGTGGTGGTTTGGTGGCGGATTTGATTTAACACCTTATTACCCCTTTAAAGAAGATGTCGTCAGCTGGCATCAAACGGCTAAAGATATTTGCCAGCCATTTGGCGATGACGTTTATCCTAAATACAAAAAATGGTGTGATGAGTATTTCTTTATACCGCATCGTAATGAAACTCGAGGTGTCGGCGGACTATTTTTTGACGATTTAAACGAACCCGGTTTTGAGCGTAGTTTTGAGTTTATGCAAGCGGTAGGAAACGGCTTTATTGAAGCTTATGCGCCAATTGTCGAGCGCAATAAAACCTTAGAATACGGTGACGATGAGCGCCAGTTCCAACTTTATCGTCGTGGCCGCTATGTCGAGTTTAACTTGGTTTATGATCGTGGCACCTTATTTGGTTTACAAACCGGCGGTCGTACAGAATCGATTTTAATGTCAATGCCGCCTCTGGTACGTTGGGAATACGCGTTCACCCCTGAAGAAGATAGTCCAGAAGCTGAGTTGTACGATATCTACTTAAAACCACAAGACTGGTTAGCTGAAGTTTAA
- the dprA gene encoding DNA-processing protein DprA, with translation MDVEEIRQRLEFEPQALPLPASLLAKCSIDFNKVEQALAWLDSQSNHYIVTLSDPLYPPLLAQISDPPQVLFVKGSIESLVLPSIAMVGSRNASRGGLDITAELAYHLAHQGFSITSGMAAGIDGAAHKATLAANGTTIAVLGSGVECIYPKRHQNLYHDIINTGCVISEYWPSIGPFSGNFPRRNRIVSGLSLGTVVVEASRKSGSLISARLAMEQNREVFAVPGSVLGGYSQGCHDLIKNGAKLVESAVDIIEELGSLSDYHLEQLHLRHHIRDNDICDLPFPPLLSSVGYETTAVDAVVEDSGKPIDLVLIQMLELELQGWVAAVPGGYVRLKRS, from the coding sequence ATGGACGTTGAAGAAATTCGTCAACGTCTAGAGTTTGAACCTCAGGCCTTGCCTTTACCAGCAAGCCTATTGGCTAAATGTAGTATCGACTTTAATAAGGTCGAGCAAGCCCTAGCCTGGCTTGATTCGCAGTCCAATCACTATATTGTGACCCTCTCTGATCCACTTTATCCGCCATTACTTGCACAAATTAGCGATCCACCACAGGTATTATTTGTTAAAGGGTCGATAGAATCTCTTGTGTTACCGAGTATTGCAATGGTGGGAAGCCGTAATGCCTCTCGAGGCGGCTTAGATATAACGGCAGAACTCGCTTATCATTTAGCTCACCAAGGCTTTTCAATTACCAGCGGCATGGCTGCTGGTATTGATGGTGCAGCCCATAAAGCGACTCTGGCTGCTAATGGAACGACCATAGCAGTATTGGGCAGCGGGGTTGAGTGCATTTACCCTAAGCGTCATCAAAACTTGTATCATGACATTATCAATACAGGCTGTGTAATCAGTGAATATTGGCCAAGTATAGGGCCTTTTTCTGGTAACTTCCCTCGGCGTAACCGTATTGTCAGTGGCCTAAGCTTAGGCACTGTCGTGGTTGAGGCAAGTCGTAAAAGTGGTTCGTTAATTAGTGCTCGACTTGCAATGGAGCAAAACCGTGAAGTGTTTGCTGTACCAGGATCGGTGTTAGGGGGCTATAGTCAAGGTTGCCATGATTTAATTAAAAATGGCGCCAAACTTGTCGAGTCGGCTGTCGATATAATCGAAGAATTGGGCAGTTTATCTGATTATCACCTTGAACAATTGCATCTACGGCACCATATACGAGATAATGACATTTGTGATTTGCCATTTCCTCCGCTGTTATCTAGTGTAGGATATGAAACTACTGCGGTAGATGCAGTAGTTGAGGATAGTGGGAAACCAATAGATCTGGTGTTAATACAAATGCTTGAACTTGAGTTACAAGGGTGGGTTGCAGCAGTGCCCGGTGGTTACGTCAGACTAAAGAGGAGTTAG
- a CDS encoding sensor domain-containing diguanylate cyclase, whose amino-acid sequence MKTKGRINNKHIAYVDFKSHLLLLAVPFLLFVIIFIFAIPSNANTYLYLMLICGVYALSYGITYYIHKQNILRLWQHLEQVVHINDTTYELVNLSSQYDSEKTFLDALLQKAVSAIDDAEMGSIILVDKNTTRLQFESVVGLDIDALRKINFTLEETFQFRRTNGRCDKAVVINNMKNINAKSTLTNEDQHALLHASIQPICSTLSSPIHIEGELYGMMNLDSIKMDAFGDYDINLVNILTSEAANAISLYQKSKKIEIMADYDGLTELYNRKKFDATILQWQHNPELASYIIILDMDNLKPLNDQYGHQAGDDALKAIAQSLKALWHPEFLVARYGGDEFVALCRGPIDTLEQQITQLQQDLAACVHGIHFSYGFAQYDQDWESAFKQADNNMYTQKRLKKWSAPKSARN is encoded by the coding sequence GTGAAAACTAAAGGACGCATTAACAATAAGCACATTGCCTATGTAGACTTTAAGAGTCATCTATTATTGCTTGCTGTGCCTTTCTTGTTGTTCGTTATTATTTTCATATTCGCCATACCTAGTAATGCAAATACCTATTTATACCTAATGCTTATTTGTGGCGTTTACGCTTTGAGTTATGGCATCACTTATTATATCCACAAACAAAATATTTTACGGCTTTGGCAACATTTAGAGCAAGTTGTCCACATTAACGATACGACTTATGAATTAGTGAATTTATCCAGTCAATACGATTCTGAAAAAACCTTTTTAGACGCTCTATTGCAAAAAGCAGTAAGTGCTATCGATGATGCCGAAATGGGCAGTATCATTCTGGTTGATAAGAATACCACTAGATTACAATTTGAGTCGGTTGTGGGGTTGGATATAGATGCTCTTCGAAAAATAAACTTTACCTTAGAAGAAACCTTTCAGTTCCGACGGACGAATGGTCGTTGTGATAAGGCGGTTGTGATTAACAACATGAAGAACATCAATGCTAAAAGCACTCTCACAAATGAAGACCAACACGCACTATTACATGCTTCGATACAACCAATCTGCTCAACCTTATCTAGCCCAATCCATATTGAGGGTGAACTTTATGGAATGATGAACTTAGACAGTATCAAGATGGATGCCTTTGGTGATTACGATATTAACTTGGTTAATATTCTAACCTCTGAAGCCGCTAATGCGATTTCGTTATATCAAAAGTCGAAGAAAATCGAAATCATGGCAGATTATGATGGATTAACCGAGCTGTATAACCGTAAGAAGTTTGATGCCACGATTTTACAATGGCAACACAATCCAGAGTTAGCCAGTTATATTATCATCTTGGATATGGATAACTTAAAACCGTTAAATGATCAGTATGGACACCAAGCGGGTGACGATGCATTAAAAGCCATTGCACAATCACTAAAGGCGCTATGGCATCCTGAGTTTTTGGTTGCGCGTTATGGTGGTGATGAGTTTGTTGCTTTATGCCGCGGCCCTATCGATACCTTAGAGCAGCAAATCACCCAATTGCAGCAAGACCTCGCCGCTTGCGTACATGGCATTCATTTTAGCTACGGATTTGCACAATATGATCAAGATTGGGAGAGTGCCTTTAAGCAAGCTGATAACAATATGTATACCCAAAAACGACTCAAAAAATGGTCGGCACCCAAGTCTGCGAGAAACTAA
- the def gene encoding peptide deformylase → MPLLNVLRFPDERLRTIALPVTDFGPQLQTIIDNMLETMYLEKGIGLAATQVDFHQQLIVMDLQDEIERPTVFINPEIIASSGDLANEEGCLSVPGIYAKVDRAEFVTLKALDRHGKEFTIEADELFAVCIQHEMDHLKGKLFVDYLSPLKRQRIKTKLEKEARLDAREV, encoded by the coding sequence ATGCCACTACTTAATGTTTTACGATTTCCAGATGAACGTTTACGCACCATCGCGCTACCTGTGACGGATTTTGGTCCGCAATTACAGACTATAATTGATAACATGCTCGAGACGATGTACCTAGAGAAAGGTATCGGTCTCGCTGCTACTCAAGTGGATTTTCATCAACAATTGATTGTGATGGATTTACAAGATGAGATAGAACGCCCAACCGTTTTTATTAATCCTGAGATTATTGCCAGTAGTGGCGACTTGGCAAATGAAGAAGGCTGCCTATCGGTACCGGGGATTTATGCCAAAGTTGACCGTGCTGAATTTGTCACGCTCAAAGCCCTAGATCGTCACGGTAAAGAGTTCACTATTGAAGCAGATGAGTTATTTGCCGTTTGTATTCAGCATGAAATGGATCACCTTAAAGGTAAGTTGTTTGTCGATTACTTATCACCATTAAAACGCCAACGTATAAAAACTAAGCTTGAAAAAGAAGCTCGTTTAGATGCTAGAGAAGTATAG
- a CDS encoding L-threonylcarbamoyladenylate synthase encodes MLQLQPSAVAAVISQGGVIAYPTEAVFGLGCDPDNDSAIEKLLAVKQRPWQKGLILVASSLDQLLPYLDITQLTEPQLQFAQSKWPGPFTFVMPIQSHVSKLLCGEFDSIAVRVSAHPVVRELCDTLNKPLVSTSANLAGKSPVVDAQHIITDFTDKIDALILGKLGEQRQPSTIIDARSGQILRNGS; translated from the coding sequence ATGTTGCAATTGCAGCCATCCGCTGTCGCTGCCGTCATAAGTCAAGGCGGAGTGATTGCTTATCCAACTGAAGCGGTGTTTGGTTTAGGCTGTGATCCTGACAACGACAGTGCTATTGAAAAATTGTTGGCTGTTAAACAGCGTCCTTGGCAAAAGGGGTTGATTTTAGTAGCCAGTTCTTTGGATCAACTTTTGCCTTACCTTGATATCACTCAACTAACTGAACCGCAGTTGCAGTTTGCGCAATCAAAGTGGCCAGGCCCCTTTACCTTTGTTATGCCTATTCAGTCCCATGTATCCAAATTACTCTGCGGTGAATTTGATTCGATTGCAGTGCGCGTATCAGCTCACCCCGTTGTGCGAGAGTTGTGCGACACCCTCAATAAACCCCTTGTATCGACAAGTGCCAATTTAGCCGGAAAGTCACCGGTCGTCGATGCACAACATATCATCACTGATTTTACTGATAAAATTGATGCATTGATTTTAGGTAAGCTGGGCGAACAACGTCAGCCATCAACCATTATTGATGCCCGCAGTGGTCAGATCCTTCGTAATGGAAGCTAA
- the aroE gene encoding shikimate dehydrogenase, with protein MTDKYAVFGNPIAQSKSPFIHAEFAKQTQQDLSYDAILVSVDQFDSSLTAFFTDGGKGANVTAPFKEQAFAMCDELSEMATLAGAVNTLFNLPNGKIGGDNTDGVGLVNDLEMLFGSLKGKRVLLVGAGGAARGCILPILQHNVAQLVICNRTHEKAQQLQALFSEYGNFFAKPIEELVSPFDLVINSTSAGLSGQLITLPNVIVDKTTDCYDMTYSQQTTAFNQWAQDQHARKTADGLGMLVGQAAKSFSLWRGVTPDTASVMGKLRESLAQKVAD; from the coding sequence ATGACCGATAAGTATGCTGTATTTGGTAACCCGATAGCGCAAAGTAAGTCGCCATTTATTCATGCTGAGTTTGCCAAACAAACTCAGCAAGACTTAAGCTATGACGCTATTCTCGTCTCTGTCGATCAATTTGATTCTTCGTTAACGGCATTCTTTACCGATGGCGGTAAAGGCGCCAATGTTACCGCACCTTTTAAAGAACAAGCATTTGCCATGTGTGATGAGCTCAGTGAGATGGCTACACTCGCAGGTGCCGTCAACACGCTGTTTAATTTGCCCAATGGCAAAATAGGCGGTGACAATACCGATGGCGTTGGCTTGGTGAATGACCTAGAAATGCTATTTGGTTCGTTAAAAGGTAAGCGAGTCTTATTGGTAGGTGCTGGTGGCGCGGCAAGGGGGTGTATTTTGCCTATTTTGCAGCATAATGTGGCTCAATTGGTTATCTGTAATCGGACTCACGAAAAAGCACAGCAACTCCAAGCCTTATTCAGTGAATATGGTAACTTTTTTGCTAAACCCATTGAGGAATTAGTCTCTCCGTTTGATTTAGTGATTAACTCAACCTCTGCAGGTTTATCTGGGCAGTTAATTACTCTGCCTAATGTTATCGTAGATAAAACCACTGATTGTTACGACATGACCTACAGCCAACAAACCACAGCATTTAACCAATGGGCGCAAGATCAACATGCCCGTAAAACCGCTGATGGGCTAGGCATGTTGGTTGGTCAGGCGGCAAAAAGTTTTAGTTTATGGCGCGGTGTGACTCCTGATACCGCATCTGTCATGGGAAAACTGCGTGAGTCACTGGCGCAAAAGGTAGCAGATTAA
- the fmt gene encoding methionyl-tRNA formyltransferase, with translation MKPLKIIFAGTPDFAARHLQALIDSEHDVIATYTQPDRPAGRGKKLTASPVKALALAHAIPVFQPASLRNDAAQAELAHLNADIMVVVAYGLILPKIVLDTPRLGCINVHGSILPRWRGAAPIQRALWAGDTETGVTIMLMDIGLDTGDMLFNTRLPIEPSDTSASLYEKLAAQGPEALIEALAGLSEGTLTAQKQDESLANYAAKLSKEEARLDWRKTAKQLWQDIRAFNPWPVSYFEHHQSTIKVWQADYSAEVCHEAPGTIIAATKLGIEVATADGKLIIQTMQLPNKKPLNVADILNARGDWFTAGVCLNQEAN, from the coding sequence TTGAAACCGTTAAAAATTATCTTTGCCGGTACTCCGGATTTCGCTGCCAGACATTTACAAGCGCTCATCGACTCTGAACATGATGTGATTGCGACTTATACTCAACCCGATAGACCCGCAGGGCGAGGTAAAAAACTTACAGCAAGCCCAGTAAAAGCACTGGCATTAGCGCATGCCATTCCGGTATTTCAACCAGCATCATTACGAAATGATGCGGCACAAGCGGAATTAGCACACCTCAATGCCGATATCATGGTTGTTGTTGCTTACGGGTTGATTTTACCAAAGATAGTCCTTGATACTCCGCGTTTAGGTTGTATTAATGTTCACGGTTCAATTTTACCGCGCTGGCGTGGAGCCGCGCCTATCCAACGAGCATTATGGGCAGGCGACACAGAAACCGGTGTCACCATTATGCTAATGGATATCGGCCTAGACACTGGTGATATGCTGTTTAACACCCGCTTACCCATCGAACCGAGCGACACCTCAGCCAGTCTATATGAAAAACTCGCAGCCCAAGGACCTGAAGCATTAATTGAGGCTTTAGCAGGATTAAGCGAAGGGACGTTAACGGCTCAAAAGCAAGATGAATCGCTCGCCAATTACGCGGCAAAACTCTCTAAAGAAGAAGCGCGTCTTGATTGGCGTAAAACAGCCAAGCAATTATGGCAAGACATCCGCGCATTTAATCCCTGGCCCGTCAGCTATTTTGAGCATCATCAAAGTACCATTAAAGTTTGGCAAGCTGATTATTCCGCAGAAGTATGTCACGAAGCTCCGGGCACCATTATCGCGGCAACCAAACTCGGTATTGAAGTGGCTACCGCTGATGGCAAGTTAATTATTCAGACCATGCAACTGCCCAACAAAAAGCCACTTAATGTGGCCGATATTTTGAATGCTCGTGGTGATTGGTTTACCGCTGGTGTGTGTTTAAACCAAGAGGCTAACTAG
- a CDS encoding DUF494 family protein: MFDILMYLFENYVHSEIELLVDEDELTKELTRAGFHQVDIIKALSWLEHLADLQESDKPYLCNHAQHSFRIYTKAEMAKLDVECRGFLLFLEQIQVLSVETREMVIDRVMELDEPTLVLEDLKWVVLMVLFNVPGNESAYEQMEDLIFEQPEGRLHS, from the coding sequence ATGTTTGATATCCTCATGTATTTATTTGAAAATTATGTTCATAGTGAAATTGAGCTATTAGTTGATGAAGATGAGCTCACTAAAGAGTTAACCCGTGCGGGTTTTCATCAAGTTGATATTATAAAAGCACTTTCTTGGTTAGAGCACCTTGCTGATCTACAAGAAAGCGATAAACCTTACTTGTGTAATCACGCACAACATTCATTCCGTATTTATACCAAAGCGGAAATGGCCAAATTAGATGTTGAGTGCCGTGGTTTTTTATTGTTTTTAGAGCAGATACAAGTACTCAGTGTCGAAACCCGTGAAATGGTCATTGACCGTGTCATGGAATTAGATGAACCTACATTAGTGTTAGAAGATCTCAAATGGGTGGTATTAATGGTACTATTTAACGTGCCAGGAAATGAGTCAGCCTATGAGCAAATGGAAGATTTAATCTTCGAGCAGCCAGAAGGGCGTTTACACTCATAA
- a CDS encoding LysM peptidoglycan-binding domain-containing protein: MDLTMKRLLLLVFLSLNFFGANADTLTLKAGHPDTYVVKKGDTLWDISGYFLNDPWRWPKLWGVNPQIANPHLIYPGDRLTLVFIDGQPRLVVKQHIQKSPEGRVISKDGPIPAVDLALIRPYLVQNRVVDPAWLLELPIVMSGESPSIHHVVDDVVYVNAQLEQGLKVAIYQTGREFFAPNSGELLGQEIILASSGRVIESGVVSKVELLSSLRETKGGFHVAPVEDEALMSAYFIPKAADLGVSTSIVGITGNIREAGKLDVVYLDRGANDGVETGHVFSMYRDGENIIIDNEGNPVRPIDRSSYDKVLANFSDDTVYKMPDIFHGNLMVFKVFDKTSLGLIMFNEHPVRVGDKLTKPDPLTIKGE; the protein is encoded by the coding sequence ATGGATCTCACCATGAAACGCTTACTTTTACTTGTTTTTTTATCATTAAATTTTTTTGGGGCTAACGCTGATACATTAACCCTAAAGGCGGGCCATCCTGACACGTATGTCGTTAAAAAAGGCGATACGTTGTGGGATATCTCTGGATATTTTTTGAATGACCCTTGGCGTTGGCCTAAATTGTGGGGTGTTAACCCGCAAATTGCTAATCCACATCTAATTTACCCTGGCGATAGACTGACATTAGTATTTATTGATGGTCAACCTCGTTTAGTGGTTAAGCAGCACATTCAGAAGAGTCCTGAAGGACGAGTCATATCCAAAGATGGCCCGATTCCTGCTGTTGATCTTGCCTTAATTAGACCCTATTTAGTACAAAATAGAGTTGTGGATCCTGCATGGTTATTGGAATTGCCGATTGTTATGAGCGGCGAGAGCCCATCAATTCATCATGTGGTCGATGACGTTGTCTATGTTAATGCGCAGCTTGAACAAGGCCTTAAAGTGGCAATTTATCAAACTGGACGTGAGTTTTTTGCTCCAAATAGCGGCGAATTATTAGGCCAGGAAATTATTTTAGCTTCGAGTGGGCGGGTTATTGAGTCTGGCGTTGTGTCAAAAGTTGAATTGCTCAGTAGCTTACGTGAAACCAAAGGTGGCTTTCATGTTGCCCCGGTAGAAGATGAAGCGTTAATGTCGGCTTATTTTATCCCAAAAGCGGCAGACTTAGGTGTTTCTACCTCTATTGTTGGTATAACAGGTAACATTCGTGAAGCTGGTAAGTTAGATGTCGTCTATCTTGATCGTGGTGCCAATGATGGTGTTGAGACTGGACATGTTTTTTCAATGTACCGCGATGGCGAAAACATTATTATTGATAATGAGGGTAATCCAGTTCGACCTATAGACCGTTCATCTTACGATAAAGTGCTGGCGAACTTTTCAGATGATACCGTGTATAAAATGCCAGATATTTTTCATGGTAATTTGATGGTTTTTAAAGTGTTTGATAAAACCAGTTTAGGTTTGATTATGTTCAATGAGCACCCCGTTCGAGTCGGTGATAAATTGACTAAACCAGATCCCTTGACCATTAAAGGTGAATAA